From Alloacidobacterium dinghuense:
CAAGCATATTCAGAAGAGTACAGGCCAGGGCAATCATCGTGCAGCTCGCCAGATGGAAGCAGCGTTTCGTACTGCACTGGTAAAGGGCGAGGTCGGAATAATGGAGCGCAAGCGGATTCCATCATTTAAACAGGCGCTTGATGATTTTCTCTCGTGGTCTGCTCACGAGCATCAGTCACACCCGGAAACGCATCGGCGCTATCGGGTGAGCAGCGTGGCCCTGCTTCGCCATTTCAAAGACACGCCCCTGGACAAGATCACGCCAGAACATGTGGAACGCTTCAAGGCCGCCCGATCTGCGGAGAACAAGACCGTTCGGGCTGGAAGGAACAAGAGAAAGCAGATTAGCAAGAGGCTGCGCCCAGCAACTGTGAATCGAGAATTGGCCTGCCTGAAGGCCGTTTTTAATTACGCTATAAAGTCAGACATACCCCTCAGAAATCCGGCGAGCCGGGTGAAGTTTCTTAAAGAGCAGAATGAACAAACGCGTGTTCTTACCTACGACGAACAAGAAAGTTATTTGAAAGCTGCAACACCACGGCTCCGCGATGTGGCAACTCTGATGCTTGAAACAGGAATGCGCCCTGAAGAGGTATTCCGCATCCGTCGAGAAAACGTCTTTCTGGCGAGTGGCTACCTT
This genomic window contains:
- a CDS encoding tyrosine-type recombinase/integrase, which codes for MHRGRFLTGSATTILATSSSNLLGYSSAKSQNTVTEGKHIQKSTGQGNHRAARQMEAAFRTALVKGEVGIMERKRIPSFKQALDDFLSWSAHEHQSHPETHRRYRVSSVALLRHFKDTPLDKITPEHVERFKAARSAENKTVRAGRNKRKQISKRLRPATVNRELACLKAVFNYAIKSDIPLRNPASRVKFLKEQNEQTRVLTYDEQESYLKAATPRLRDVATLMLETGMRPEEVFRIRRENVFLASGYLFNPYGKTKAARRQIALTGAAKEVLIRRINGAEPYLFPCETNPTRPVPKVNNAHDRAVRDAKVAPFRLYDLRHTWATRAARSGIDLVQWQPCWAIPESKWCSDTLTRLSSIRHKPCNA